A region of the Carya illinoinensis cultivar Pawnee chromosome 16, C.illinoinensisPawnee_v1, whole genome shotgun sequence genome:
ATCCTGTTAATCATTGATGGTATGGAAGTTTTGAGATCGGAGTAGGATGGAGTTGCAGAGGCTTTCAAGACACATTTTGATGAGGTGTACAGGACTGAAAATCTAGGAGTTGGAAAAATTAATAAATGCCTAGCTGAGATGGAGAAGAAAGTGACTGCTGAAATGAATGAAGTCTTGGAAAGGGACTTTAAAAGGGAGGAGGTAGAAGAGGCTTTAAAGATGATGGGGTCTTTAAAATCACCAGGACCTGATGGGTTTGGAGCTTGTTTCTTCCAATCCTTTTGGCATATTGTCGGAAGTGATGTGTGTGGATCAGTGCTTCAATTTTTAAATGGTGGAAGGTTAGATGAAGGGCTGAATTACACTTATATAGCCTTGATTCCTAAGGTCAGTGATCCTAAATCAGTAAATGAGTTTAGGCCGATAAGTTTATGCAATGTTGTGTATAAACTTATAGCAAAAACTCTTGCTAATAGATTGAAGAaagttatggatgcaatcataTCAAGAAACCAGAGTGCTTTCATTCCAGGGAGGTTAATTTCAGACAATATCATAGCAGCTTATGAAGTTCTTCATTCTATGCAAACGAGGCAAAGAGGTAAGGGGGCAGCATGGCTTTAAAACTGGACATTTCTAAGGCATATGACAGGGTTGAATGGTCTTATCTTGAGGCAGTCATGAAAAAGTTGGGATTTGGAAGTAGGTGGATTGGATTGATCATGCAGTGTATATCTTCAGTGTCATATGCTGCATTAATTAATGGAAAACCAGGTGAGACTATTAAGCCTACAAGAGGactaagacaaggagatccattgtCTCCTTATCTTTTCCTCTTATGCTCAGAAGGTTTAAGTGCAATGTTAAACAATACAGAAAGAAGATCAGAATTAAAAAGAGTGTCAGTGGCACGAGGAGGCATAAGGGTCACCCATttactttttgctgatgattgtattatttttggAAAGGCTAGCTGGAAGGAATGGAAGAAGATAAGAAGCATTCTAGATTTGTACGAAGAGGCATCGAGGCAGAGcttaaataaggaaaaaaccacaatttttttcAGTAGAAGAGCCCAAGAAACTGTTAAAGAAGGAATCATGAAGAATATGGGAGCTAGGCAACTGAGAAATAGTGAAAAATACTTAGGTCTACAAATTATGGTTGGAAGATCGAAGTACAACTCTTTTAGAGTAATAAAGGACAGAGTATGGAAGAAGATTAGTAACTAGAAAAATCAGTTCTTATCACCTTCAGGTAAGGAGGTGTTATTGAAAGCTGTTATACAAGCTATACCAACCTACCACATGTCAGTTTTTAAGCTCCCAAAgaatttatgtaaagagatagcGGCTCAGATGGCAAAATTCTAGTGGGGATTCAAGAAAGATGATCATAAAATCCATTGGAAGAGTTGGGCAAAAATGGGGACAGCTAAGAGTGGTGGTGGATTGGGGTTTAGAGAGATTGAAAGTTTTAACATGGCTTTATTGGCAAAGCAATGTTGGAGAGTACTGACTAAACCTCAATCTATGGCTGCTATGGTTTTAAAAGATAAGTACTTCAGGCATTTCACGATATTGGATTCAAATTTGGGGCATAGACCCTTTGTTATGTGGAGGAGTCTATGGGGGTCATTGGAGTTATTAAAAGAAGGGTTGGTGTGGAGAGTTGGGAATGGAAGGCAGATCAAGATATGGGGGGATAAATGGATACCAAAATTATCCACTTTGCGGGTACAAACTCCTAGAACTCTTTTTGAAGCAGATGCAAAAGTTTCAGAATTTATTGAAGAGGGTTCAAAGACATGGAAGGAAGAGATGATAAAGGGTATTTTGAATGAAGAAGAGGCTGCATTAGTTTGTAGTTTACCCATGAGTACATCAGGGTTACCAGACAAACTAATTTGGGCTCACTCACAGGATGGACAATTTAATGTAAAAAGTGCTTATCATTTAGAAGTGAGTAGAAGAAATAAGGAAAAGGGAGAGGTATCAAATAAAAACCCAGAAAATTGGAAGATTATGTGGAAATTGAAAGTGCCTGGTGTAGTTAAAATGTTTCTATGGAAAGCTTTAAACAATTGTTTGCCGACAAAGATGAACTTGGCTTGTAGAAAGATTGTAAAGGATTACTACTGCCCAGTCTGTAAAATTCATAAGGAGACGGTATCTCATGCTTTATGGAGTTGTGGAGGAGCCATGGATGTTTGGGCAGAAAATACTAGTCCTATACATAAATGGGtttcaaatgaaagggagaTGCAAGAGTTGTGGGCAGATTGGTGTGAAAAGCTGAGTATAAATGATCTGGAGTTGATGGCAATGGTTCTTAGAAGAATTTGGTTGAGGCGAAACAGTTTTGTGtttgaaaacaaaattgaaaagcctGATGTGCTCTTCAAGCTAGCTGCTGACAGATTGTTTTAGTTTAAACAAGTTCAACAGCAGAGTCATAAGAATCAAGATGCAGGTATAAGAAGGAGGAGATCTTGTAGATGGAAGGCTCCTGCAAAAGACCAAGTTaaagtaaattgggatgctgcacTGAATCTTAAGGAAGGAAGGATGGGGATTGGTATAGTGATAAGGGATGAGAATGGGGATGTGATGGTTTCATTATGCTCACAGAAAAGGAATGTGCGAGATCCTTTAGTGGCTGAACTACAAGCCTTAAGACAAGCTATGAAACTATGTGCAGACTTGAATATAACAGAAGTGATATTCGAAGGAGATGCTTTGAAAGTGGTAAGAGCAGTAAACAATCCTGAGTCAAGCTGGGAATGACATGGTCAGGTAGTTGAAGATATCAAGGAGGTGCTGAGAAATAAGACTAGTTGGAAGGTTATACATGCATATAGAGAGAGTAACTGTGTAGCTCATTTTCttgctaaattttcttttactgtAAATGAGGATAGAATATGGATGGAAGAGGGTCCGGAAGGTATGCAATTTTATGTACTGTAGGACAAAAATGTTGTTACTGAAGTTGAATGAATAAAAGATTCTAAGGttatttttcacaaaaaaaaaaagtataaaaaatattaaacgtATAATACCTATTATACAAATAATAGGGCATATTACATATTGAGTTTTGATACTCATCATTCCTACATATCTCACGCcacacttttttatttattttatttttaaaaaatttcttaaaaaacaattttggatttttctttttaaattaattgaacttttttacttattatctatatatcaaaCATTTGGTAAAAGATTACTTTTTTGGGACGAAGTTCTAAAAAAATGCAATTTCTTGTAATAAAGTGTCAAGTAAAGACGATAATTTTTATGCCGACTGGTTTAAGAGGATTATCGGTAATGTGCTAATTTCTTTGGCAAGACAATAACAGAtttatgaataaagttttttcaTGTAAAAACCCACtcaacaaatcaaataaaaaaagtcttcattcaaagttttcccTACAAGGTATTGCCGAGGGGCGAGGAACTTTTAAACAGACGAACCTGTCAGCATGAGATCTCATACAAATAGGAAAGGAAAGAGGTTTTCTAGGCATGATTTGGGTAacgttttctttatttttctgacATCATCATAATGGAAGAAGACAAGAATGTGGTCTGTTTATATGGTccgatttttatttatttttctgacaTCATCATaacgtttttatttttctttatatggtCCGATTCATTGTAGTGAGGCACAtaacaaattattaaaagaatgtCGTTGGGTGCTCGGTCTCCCATCACATGAACGGCCCACAGTTATGTTGTTGAATGCATGCATTCTCTGTTACCTCTGGCATGCATGCCACTAACACCTCCAATCATATGCAAGCATTGaagtaatataaatatttttctttttgaataatgttaaatatagtcATATATTATAGATctgtcacatattttttttaaaataaataaatatagaatctacataaaaaaattaattttttaatgataaattttattctttttaaaaaaaaatatacaatactTACACAACACATAATGAATGAACATCCTGATTAATTCAATCAAGATCTTTAGATTGAtaattatatacttttttaaaaaaatatttattcacaCACTTAACGCATTTTTCACATCAATTAGTTCAAACATATgggtttctttaattttttttatttatattttataaaataaactctTTTGCTTGGCTTTTCTAATCGGTGCGGTCATTCTTTGAGATGCTCTTTGCTTGCACATGAAGGACtggttttcctttgtttttattGGTCGCAAGTTGTAGTTCAGTTTCTAGAATTTCTCTCTCTAGCGCTTGTAAAGTTGTGGGCCCCGAAGATGgcagaataaaaatgaaacGGTCCCACCGCCACCCCCCCTTATAGCGGAAAGTGACCATACAGTGTGGGTGTTAAATGAGAGAGAGGTGTGGGGGTTAAATGAGAGAGGAGAGTATTTCTCGGAGAGGTAATAGCGTGAGAGGGGGCAGCAACAGCAGAGACCTTGacccaataaataaaattttaataaaaatattatttataatagtgaaatatgtaaatattatataatttttttaaaaataaataaataaataatctatacaataaaaaattaattttttaatattaaatttatttatttttaaaataattatattacgTTTGTACACTTTAcgattataaataatattacttttaataggatttttaaaaatcaagtAATGCTACGTTCTAGACATTCATCTAGAATGTAGCACGATTTCAATTCCGAGAagagtaaattttttattattttttatttattgttttgtatttttaaatatttataaatattattaaaaatactttttaattattaaataaaaaaaaattaagacatATTATGAAAACTCATCTGTCGGTgaatttagtatttttcattgtttttgccacttaaaaaataaatatatatttacattacaACAAGAGTAGGCATTCAAGAAATTTCTAAACCGTACTCCCGTAAAAAATATCCGGAGTAGTTTGTGGGAAAAAGAAGATAAGGTTGTTAGCGGTGACTGCCTACTTTTTTATTTGGACCTTTCTTTGCTTCCCACGTGAAAAAAACCTTCTGATTGGAGGGACAAAACCTG
Encoded here:
- the LOC122298864 gene encoding uncharacterized protein LOC122298864, with protein sequence MNFISWNCRGFGNPQTIQDLCLMAKEKKANVIFLIEIMIKGGRLESMKRRLGMEGCLAVDPVGKKGGLVLFWRYEEEVKIKNYSSWHINAEIREEGKGKSWLFTGIYGHPETGKRKLSWDLLRSFKPNEKTPWCVMGDFNEILFQNEKVGGRQRSESQLIQFREMMEDNLLYDLGCCNGFYTWSNRHSNVSFIKERLDRCVANKEWREMFRGTRVEGLPVRSSDHLPLLVSIRGVTERQRSWYVPFKFEASWVREDECELKIRQVWNDGILTEDVVTLMQSRLRLCSGMLRESGRIAGTGGYKVEIKSKEELDGVAEAFKTHFDEVYRTENLGVGKINKCLAEMEKKVTAEMNEVLERDFKREEVEEALKMMGSLKSPGPDGFGACFFQSFWHIVGSDVCGSVLQFLNGGRLDEGLNYTYIALIPKVSDPKSVNEFRPISLCNVVYKLIAKTLANRLKKVMDAIISRNQSAFIPGRVEWSYLEAVMKKLGFGSRWIGLIMQCISSVSYAALINGKPGETIKPTRGLRQGDPLSPYLFLLCSEGLSAMLNNTERRSELKRVSVARGGIRVTHLLFADDCIIFGKASWKEWKKIRSILDLYEEASRQSLNKEKTTIFFSRRAQETVKEGIMKNMGARQLRNSEKYLGLQIMVGRSKYNSFRVIKDRVWKKISN